A region from the Rosa rugosa chromosome 6, drRosRugo1.1, whole genome shotgun sequence genome encodes:
- the LOC133717686 gene encoding transcription factor MYC2 yields MDDLIISPSSSSSLVSLPQEPTLQQRLQFILQSQPELWSYAIFWQASNDVENGRLLLGWGDGHFQCPKNPSPNHNHNNSLSYSGGALHSDRRKILKGIQSILNDSNPELDMDNFMALNGDVSDAEWFYVMSLTRSFAVGDGSIPGKAFGSGTSIWLSGAHELQFNNCERAKEAQIQGIETLICIPTSDGVLEMGSSGLIRENWGLIQQAKSLFGSDQPDPETRPLEFINRNFSFADIGIIAGVQEEDHSSYNDDKKHVFGSSKKKNGAPNPNPDFADSDCQMKRAPKKRGRKPGLGRDTPLNHVEAERQRREKLNHRFYALRAVVPNVSRMDKASLLSDAVSYINDLKAKVDELESKLQRESKKVKVEMADNQDNQSTTTTASVEQTQSVRPDINNTNNGSGLEIEVKIVGTDAMIRVQSENVNYPSARLMTAMRDLEFRIHHASLSSINDLMLQDIVVKVPDNMRSEEGLKAALLGILDQNQA; encoded by the coding sequence ATGGATGATCTAATCATCTctccttcttcgtcttcttccttgGTTTCACTCCCACAAGAACCAACTCTCCAACAGAGGCTGCAGTTCATACTCCAAAGCCAGCCGGAGCTGTGGTCTTACGCCATTTTCTGGCAGGCCTCAAACGACGTCGAAAATGGCCGCCTCCTTCTCGGTTGGGGAGACGGCCATTTTCAGTGCCCCAAGAACCCATCACCCAACcacaaccacaacaacagccTATCGTATTCGGGAGGAGCGCTACACTCCGACAGAAGAAAAATCCTAAAGGGCATACAGTCCATCCTCAACGACAGCAACCCGGAGCTCGACATGGACAACTTCATGGCCCTAAACGGCGATGTCTCGGACGCCGAGTGGTTCTATGTCATGTCGTTGACTCGATCTTTCGCCGTCGGGGACGGCTCTATTCCCGGCAAGGCCTTCGGCTCCGGGACCTCAATCTGGCTGAGCGGGGCCCACGAGCTTCAGTTCAACAACTGCGAGAGAGCCAAAGAGGCCCAAATCCAGGGGATCGAGACCTTGATCTGCATCCCAACTTCCGACGGTGTTCTTGAAATGGGTTCCTCCGGTTTGATCAGGGAGAACTGGGGGTTGATCCAGCAAGCCAAGTCGTTGTTCGGGTCGGATCAGCCCGACCCGGAAACAAGACCGCTCGAGTTCATCAACCGAAACTTCTCCTTCGCCGACATCGGCATCATTGCCGGCGTGCAGGAAGAGGATCACAGCTCGTACAATGACGACAAGAAACATGTTTTTGGTTCTAGCAAGAAGAAGAACGGAGCTCCGAATCCAAACCCGGACTTCGCAGATTCCGACTGCCAGATGAAAAGAGCGCCGAAGAAACGGGGCCGGAAACCCGGGCTGGGCCGAGACACTCCGCTTAACCACGTGGAGGCGGAGCGGCAGCGGCGGGAGAAGCTCAACCACCGGTTCTACGCGCTACGCGCGGTGGTGCCCAACGTGTCGAGAATGGACAAGGCGTCGCTGCTGTCCGACGCCGTGTCGTACATCAACGACCTGAAGGCCAAGGTGGACGAGCTGGAGTCGAAGCTGCAGAGGGAATCAAAGAAAGTCAAAGTGGAAATGGCGGACAACCAGGACAACCAgagcaccaccaccaccgcctccGTGGAGCAAACACAATCAGTAAGGCCTGATATCAATAACACCAACAACGGGTCGGGTCTCGAGATTGAGGTGAAGATAGTGGGCACGGACGCCATGATTAGGGTGCAGTCGGAGAATGTGAACTACCCATCTGCGAGGTTAATGACGGCGATGCGTGACTTAGAGTTCCGCATCCACCATGCGAGCTTGTCAAGCATCAATGATCTTATGCTCCAAGATATTGTGGTGAAGGTTCCTGATAATATGAGAAGCGAAGAAGGTCTCAAAGCTGCTCTACTCGGAATATTAGATCAAAACCAAGCTTAA